One window of Caldisericia bacterium genomic DNA carries:
- the ruvX gene encoding Holliday junction resolvase RuvX → MKRILGVDWGEKKMGVSISDELKISANGIGVFYGDFEEKLKVLKELTEKYEIEKIVLGIPISLSGEINKEGEKILKVKDEIEKRLRIQVELIDERFTTKIAKERFSFEKKKRQKIKEKKIQDDLTSAIIILNSYLERIK, encoded by the coding sequence ATGAAAAGAATTTTAGGTGTTGATTGGGGAGAGAAAAAGATGGGTGTAAGTATCTCTGATGAATTAAAGATTTCAGCAAATGGAATTGGTGTTTTTTATGGAGATTTTGAAGAAAAGTTGAAAGTTCTTAAAGAATTAACAGAAAAGTATGAAATTGAAAAAATTGTTTTGGGAATTCCAATTTCACTTTCAGGTGAGATTAATAAAGAGGGTGAAAAGATTTTAAAAGTTAAAGATGAAATTGAAAAAAGATTAAGAATTCAAGTTGAACTTATAGATGAGAGATTTACAACAAAAATAGCAAAAGAAAGATTTTCTTTTGAGAAGAAAAAAAGACAGAAAATAAAAGAAAAAAAGATTCAAGATGATTTGACAAGTGCAATTATAATTTTAAACTCATATCTTGAGAGGATAAAATGA
- the mltG gene encoding endolytic transglycosylase MltG, translating into MRILKILTIIFITILIILLSLSLYAYEEFKPPKDFEPKKVYIKDGLTPREIGKLLKENKIIKNVEFFVIFAKYYEIDDKLKSGIYEFNEKMNLKEVLFKLTQGGIPPFIKVTIKEGFTIKDIAKTFEENGLCTKEKFLEETTKIEKYKDYIFEDAKSLEGFLYPDTYYFERDNLEKNIIMMLENFNKIFFEVYKNYNGSLNKYDILKLASIVEKEAMVDEERDIIAGVFMNRLEIGMPLQADPTLKYILDNPSYTLSSKELEIDSPYNSYKYSGLPPTPICNPSIKSIIAVLNPKKTDYLYFVADGNGKHLFAKTFEEHLRNIHKVMP; encoded by the coding sequence ATGAGAATTTTGAAGATATTAACAATAATTTTTATAACTATTCTTATTATTCTTCTCTCATTAAGTTTATATGCTTATGAAGAATTTAAACCACCAAAAGATTTTGAACCTAAGAAAGTTTATATCAAAGATGGTCTAACTCCAAGAGAAATTGGTAAACTATTGAAAGAGAATAAAATAATCAAAAATGTCGAATTTTTTGTTATTTTTGCAAAATACTATGAAATTGATGATAAACTGAAATCAGGAATTTATGAATTTAACGAAAAAATGAATCTAAAAGAAGTCCTTTTTAAATTAACTCAAGGAGGAATTCCGCCATTTATAAAAGTAACAATAAAAGAAGGATTTACCATAAAAGATATAGCAAAAACTTTTGAAGAAAATGGATTATGTACAAAAGAGAAATTTTTAGAAGAGACAACTAAAATAGAAAAATATAAAGATTATATTTTTGAAGATGCAAAATCGCTTGAAGGATTTTTATATCCAGATACATATTATTTTGAAAGAGATAATTTAGAAAAAAATATTATAATGATGCTTGAAAATTTTAATAAAATATTTTTTGAAGTTTACAAAAATTATAATGGATCACTTAATAAATATGACATTTTAAAACTTGCATCAATTGTTGAGAAAGAAGCGATGGTTGATGAAGAAAGAGATATTATTGCTGGAGTTTTTATGAATAGACTCGAAATAGGTATGCCACTTCAAGCAGATCCAACCCTAAAATATATTCTTGATAACCCATCATATACACTTTCTTCAAAAGAACTTGAAATCGATTCACCATATAATTCTTATAAATATAGTGGCCTTCCTCCAACACCAATATGTAATCCTTCAATTAAATCAATAATTGCTGTTTTAAATCCTAAAAAGACAGATTATCTTTATTTTGTGGCTGATGGAAATGGAAAACATCTTTTTGCAAAAACTTTTGAAGAGCATTTGAGAAATATACATAAGGTTATGCCATGA
- the udk gene encoding uridine kinase, translating into MKIMFIGIAGGTGSGKTTVAHNIKEKIGEDILILDMDSYYKDNSHIPFEERLKINYDHPDAFDIPLLKSHIEALLKGESVKKPIYSFVEYTRLKDYEEIRPKRIIILEGIFALFFEEIRKLMDIKIYVDTDADIRLIRRLLRDIKERGRTIDSVIKQYTEVVRPMHIQFVEPTKRFADIIIPEGGFNIVAIDIVVSRIKEFFRE; encoded by the coding sequence ATGAAAATAATGTTTATTGGAATTGCTGGAGGAACTGGATCTGGAAAAACAACAGTTGCTCATAATATAAAAGAAAAAATTGGTGAGGATATTTTAATATTAGATATGGACTCATATTATAAAGATAATTCTCATATACCTTTTGAAGAAAGATTAAAAATAAATTATGATCATCCAGATGCTTTTGATATACCCCTTCTAAAATCTCATATTGAGGCTCTTTTAAAAGGTGAAAGCGTCAAAAAACCAATTTACTCATTTGTTGAATATACAAGACTTAAAGATTATGAAGAGATAAGACCCAAAAGAATAATTATTCTTGAAGGTATTTTCGCTTTATTTTTTGAAGAGATAAGAAAACTTATGGATATAAAAATTTATGTTGATACAGATGCAGATATAAGACTCATTAGAAGATTATTAAGAGATATAAAAGAAAGGGGGAGAACAATTGATTCAGTTATAAAACAGTATACTGAAGTTGTTAGACCTATGCATATTCAATTTGTTGAACCAACAAAAAGATTTGCTGATATAATTATTCCAGAAGGTGGTTTTAATATAGTTGCAATTGATATAGTTGTTAGTAGAATAAAAGAATTTTTTAGGGAGTAA
- a CDS encoding YqeG family HAD IIIA-type phosphatase produces MLKIFYPKEFYKRVEDINLNLDKYISYEGIILDLDNTLIKRGDTFIEEETFNWLKRAKESFKIGVISNNRKKREIEKIKELNIPIIFNGLKPLPFSFYKMLKILNLKRDKIILIGDQIFTDILGGNVLGFYTILVEPKDKNRDFILTKFQRFFEKSILKKIKNCVML; encoded by the coding sequence ATGCTTAAAATTTTTTATCCAAAAGAATTTTATAAAAGAGTAGAAGATATAAATTTAAATTTAGATAAATATATTTCATATGAGGGTATAATTTTAGATCTTGATAATACATTAATAAAAAGAGGAGATACTTTTATAGAAGAAGAAACTTTTAACTGGTTAAAAAGGGCGAAAGAGAGTTTTAAAATAGGAGTTATTTCAAATAATAGAAAAAAAAGAGAAATTGAAAAGATAAAAGAACTTAATATTCCTATAATTTTTAATGGATTAAAGCCACTCCCTTTTTCTTTTTATAAAATGTTAAAGATTTTAAATTTAAAAAGAGATAAGATAATTTTAATTGGAGACCAAATTTTTACAGATATTTTAGGTGGTAATGTTTTAGGTTTTTATACAATACTTGTTGAACCAAAAGACAAAAATAGAGATTTTATTTTAACAAAATTTCAGAGATTTTTTGAGAAATCAATTTTAAAAAAAATTAAAAATTGTGTTATGCTATAA
- the gspE gene encoding type II secretion system ATPase GspE, whose product MDKYSQFGTNLITDGIITEDQLKTALEESKKSGEPLLDTLKRLKYINEETYANLLARQWGFPYIDLSTVEIDKEIVHLISEEIARRYKAIPFGRSRDDKIMVAIADPTDIVAIDYLRNFIPNIKIFVASYESILRNIEKYYAMETTVKEAVKEMAGGAIEVEKEEVKDVELSIDEAKSLAETAPIIRLMNQIITEAITSNASDIHIEPQKRFLRIRYRIDGILRDAMNLPKNIQPGLISRAKIMANLDIAERRRPQDGRINLKFRGREVDLRVSVLPGIFGEKVVLRILDKERSLIPLEQLGFSEQSLEIFKTLIKQPYGMILITGPTGSGKSTTLYAILRILNTPEVNILTVEDPVEYQLDGITQVQVNPKINLTFANALRAFLRQDPDIILVGEIRDRETAQIAMEAALTGHLVFSTLHTNDSFSAPTRLIDMGIEPYLIASSLIGVTAQRLVRKICNECKEEYKPNKFILKQIGIEDYDGVFYRGRGCQVCGNSGYKGRIAVQEVLKIDDTIREMILQRKSSTEIKDYAVNNGTITLLQDAIDKAKKGITTVEEVIRVISTVEVLEG is encoded by the coding sequence ATGGATAAATACTCTCAATTCGGCACTAATTTAATAACTGATGGAATAATAACAGAAGATCAACTCAAAACTGCTCTTGAAGAGAGTAAAAAAAGTGGTGAGCCACTTCTTGACACTTTAAAAAGATTGAAATATATAAATGAAGAAACATATGCAAATCTTTTAGCCAGACAATGGGGTTTTCCTTATATTGATCTTTCAACTGTTGAAATTGATAAAGAGATAGTTCATCTTATATCTGAAGAAATTGCAAGAAGATACAAAGCAATTCCTTTTGGAAGATCAAGAGATGATAAAATTATGGTTGCAATTGCAGATCCAACTGATATTGTTGCAATAGATTATCTTAGAAATTTTATACCAAATATAAAAATATTTGTTGCATCCTATGAATCAATTTTAAGAAATATTGAAAAATATTATGCAATGGAAACAACTGTTAAAGAAGCTGTGAAAGAGATGGCTGGTGGTGCAATTGAAGTTGAAAAAGAAGAAGTGAAAGATGTTGAATTATCAATTGATGAGGCGAAAAGTTTAGCAGAAACAGCACCAATAATTAGACTTATGAATCAAATAATAACTGAAGCAATAACTTCAAATGCATCAGATATACATATTGAACCACAAAAAAGATTTTTAAGAATAAGATATAGAATTGATGGAATTTTAAGAGATGCTATGAATCTTCCCAAAAATATTCAACCAGGTTTAATTTCAAGAGCAAAAATTATGGCAAATTTAGATATTGCAGAAAGAAGGAGACCACAAGATGGAAGAATAAATTTAAAATTTAGAGGAAGAGAAGTGGATTTAAGAGTGTCTGTTCTTCCTGGAATCTTTGGAGAGAAAGTTGTTTTAAGAATTCTTGATAAGGAAAGATCTTTAATTCCTCTTGAACAATTAGGCTTCTCAGAACAAAGTTTAGAGATTTTCAAAACTCTTATTAAACAACCATATGGTATGATTTTAATAACAGGACCAACAGGTTCTGGAAAATCCACTACTCTTTACGCAATTTTAAGAATTTTGAATACTCCAGAAGTAAATATATTGACAGTAGAAGATCCTGTTGAATATCAACTTGATGGCATAACACAAGTTCAAGTTAATCCAAAAATAAATTTAACTTTTGCAAACGCTTTAAGAGCATTTTTAAGACAAGATCCAGATATAATTCTTGTGGGTGAGATAAGAGATAGAGAAACAGCACAAATAGCAATGGAAGCAGCATTAACAGGTCACCTTGTTTTTTCAACTCTTCATACAAATGATTCTTTTTCAGCACCAACAAGATTAATTGATATGGGAATTGAACCATATTTAATTGCGTCGTCTTTAATTGGAGTTACTGCTCAAAGATTAGTAAGAAAAATTTGTAATGAGTGTAAAGAGGAGTATAAACCAAATAAATTTATTTTAAAACAGATTGGAATAGAGGATTATGACGGAGTTTTTTATAGAGGTAGAGGATGTCAAGTATGTGGAAATAGTGGATATAAAGGAAGAATTGCAGTACAAGAAGTTTTAAAAATTGATGATACAATAAGAGAGATGATTCTTCAAAGAAAATCATCAACAGAGATAAAAGATTATGCTGTTAATAATGGAACAATAACTCTTCTTCAAGATGCTATTGATAAGGCTAAAAAAGGAATTACAACAGTAGAGGAAGTTATAAGAGTAATTTCAACAGTTGAGGTGTTAGAAGGATGA
- a CDS encoding type IV pilus twitching motility protein PilT has translation MIYKLDDLLKICKEKNASDLHLTAGLPPVFRIKKNLIPLKGDPLTPEEIEELIYPIMNDEQKRVFEENWEIDFSFGVPHVGRFRVNVFRQRQTVAAAFRVIPWEIPTFEELGLPPVMNKVVELEKGFVLVTGATGSGKSTTLASIIDKINATKSVHIITIEDPIEYLFRHKRSIVVQRELGSDTKSFPNALRSVLREDPDVILVGEMRDLETISAAITAAETGHLVFATLHTNTAAQSIDRIIDVFPPYQQQQIRIQLSNNLSAIFSQQLIPRKDGQGLVLATEVLIVTPAVRNLIRENKTYQINTIIQTSRDIGMQTMNQSLKDLYDRGLITYDDAIKYSYDREEMIKILGRESYGKVQI, from the coding sequence ATGATATATAAATTAGATGATTTATTGAAGATTTGTAAAGAGAAAAATGCTTCAGATCTTCATTTAACAGCAGGTCTTCCACCTGTATTTAGAATAAAAAAGAATTTAATTCCATTAAAGGGCGATCCATTAACACCTGAGGAGATTGAGGAGTTAATTTATCCAATAATGAATGATGAACAAAAAAGAGTTTTCGAAGAAAATTGGGAAATAGATTTTTCTTTTGGTGTACCGCATGTTGGAAGATTTAGAGTTAATGTATTTAGACAGAGACAAACAGTTGCGGCAGCATTTAGAGTGATACCTTGGGAAATTCCAACATTTGAAGAGTTGGGTCTTCCACCTGTTATGAATAAAGTAGTTGAACTTGAAAAAGGCTTTGTATTGGTAACTGGTGCAACAGGTTCAGGAAAATCAACGACTCTTGCATCTATAATTGATAAAATTAATGCAACAAAAAGCGTTCATATAATAACAATAGAAGATCCTATTGAATATCTATTTAGACACAAAAGGAGTATTGTTGTTCAGAGAGAACTTGGTTCTGATACAAAATCTTTTCCAAATGCATTAAGAAGTGTTTTAAGAGAAGATCCAGATGTGATCCTTGTTGGTGAAATGAGAGATCTTGAAACTATTTCAGCAGCAATAACTGCAGCAGAAACAGGTCATCTTGTTTTTGCAACACTCCACACAAATACAGCTGCACAATCTATTGATAGAATAATAGATGTTTTTCCACCATATCAACAACAACAGATTAGAATTCAACTCTCAAATAACTTATCTGCAATTTTTTCACAACAACTTATTCCAAGAAAAGATGGTCAAGGTCTTGTTCTTGCAACTGAAGTTTTAATAGTAACACCCGCAGTAAGGAATCTTATAAGAGAAAATAAAACATATCAGATAAATACAATAATTCAAACTTCAAGAGATATTGGTATGCAAACAATGAATCAATCTTTAAAAGATTTATATGATAGAGGATTAATCACTTATGATGATGCAATTAAATATTCTTATGATAGGGAGGAGATGATTAAAATATTAGGAAGAGAGAGTTATGGCAAAGTTCAAATATAA
- a CDS encoding type II secretion system F family protein has protein sequence MAKFKYKGRDSYGKVVEGVLEASNAEELESTLKKRGLIPIKIEKSEESGIAGILYRFFGKRGVSIKDLLFFTRQFTTMLKAGLPLTRILDILSYQSPTKKLREVAKELKRNVESGIPLSTSLMNYPTIFSNLYVSMVRAGEVGGTLDRSLERITEFLENDYRLRQKIKSAMSYPMFVLIFALSLGFFMLTIFVPRFAGFFADLNVPLPAMTAFTLNLSRTLIKYWWLILGALIGGFVVYNAYKSTPFGKERVDRGKLRMPILGKVNHLTIMARFTGTLSSLLAAGVPLLQALDTVASTVDNVIIEREITKIEDRVRRGETLSKPMEDSGLFTPMVVQMTAVGEETGELEGMLKKVSEFYEEEVDRAVGQLTSMVEPLLIIFVGGIIGFIVISLYLPIFYMVGQIQ, from the coding sequence ATGGCAAAGTTCAAATATAAAGGAAGAGATAGTTATGGAAAAGTAGTGGAGGGTGTTTTAGAAGCATCTAATGCAGAAGAACTCGAATCAACTCTTAAAAAAAGAGGCTTAATTCCAATTAAAATTGAAAAAAGCGAAGAGAGTGGAATAGCAGGAATTTTATATAGATTTTTTGGTAAAAGGGGAGTTAGCATTAAAGATCTTCTTTTCTTTACAAGACAATTCACTACTATGCTTAAAGCAGGACTCCCCTTAACAAGAATTCTTGATATACTCTCATATCAATCACCAACTAAAAAATTAAGAGAAGTTGCAAAAGAATTAAAAAGAAATGTTGAATCTGGAATTCCATTATCAACAAGTTTAATGAATTATCCAACAATTTTTTCAAATCTTTATGTAAGTATGGTAAGAGCAGGAGAAGTCGGAGGAACACTTGATAGATCTTTAGAAAGAATAACTGAGTTTCTTGAAAATGATTATAGATTAAGACAAAAAATAAAAAGTGCAATGAGTTATCCAATGTTTGTTCTTATTTTCGCATTATCTCTTGGATTTTTTATGCTAACAATTTTTGTTCCAAGATTTGCAGGATTTTTTGCAGATTTAAATGTTCCACTTCCTGCTATGACAGCATTTACACTCAATCTTTCAAGAACACTTATTAAATATTGGTGGTTAATATTAGGTGCTTTAATAGGTGGATTTGTAGTATACAATGCATATAAATCAACTCCATTTGGTAAAGAAAGAGTAGATAGGGGAAAACTTAGAATGCCAATTCTTGGAAAAGTAAATCACCTTACAATAATGGCAAGATTTACAGGAACCCTTTCTTCTCTTCTTGCTGCTGGTGTTCCACTTCTTCAAGCATTAGACACTGTTGCTTCAACTGTTGATAATGTGATAATTGAAAGAGAAATAACAAAAATCGAAGATAGAGTAAGAAGAGGAGAAACTCTTTCTAAACCAATGGAAGATTCGGGACTTTTTACTCCAATGGTTGTTCAAATGACCGCAGTTGGTGAAGAAACTGGAGAATTGGAGGGAATGCTTAAAAAAGTATCAGAATTTTATGAAGAAGAGGTAGATAGAGCAGTGGGGCAATTAACATCAATGGTTGAACCACTTCTCATAATTTTTGTTGGAGGAATTATTGGATTTATAGTAATTTCTCTTTATCTTCCAATTTTCTATATGGTTGGTCAAATTCAATAA
- a CDS encoding endo-1,3-alpha-glucanase family glycosylhydrolase, whose protein sequence is MKNKKILIKITISILIVIGFIFCVQIPIITTFSSINNSKPPSLANFNIPIYIDYYHLRIEYLTTSDWTTLELVNMVETILTMRFIEKIGIPTHIGLEYNMLSLNQPLEESIKEKMVGMKVDFAISSEKITQPLFFILKKGNLGKSIVRIFIITNEKIQIIKEITHIGEVPGSEGLNPISFEIDLKLLKNLSHTQIVINRPTKKMILSFYYPWYHEYDWSSPMLRDRPLKLYSSNDPKAILRQITQAQQAGIDGFISSWWGPKHYEDQNLEILLNLAHKKNFSISIYFETLTETGPRDEEEIYQMLKYIIDKYGDHPAFLKIDGKPVIVIWASQEVPLKTWENIFTKLRNEGRDAIYIGCGYNIDNLNVFDGIHEYGIFGFKDLNEVYKTVSSYTRYFSLLSDEPNKSKIWVATVQPGYDDRLIPGRIGYVKDRENGWCYWNTFEAAIESDPDLIFITTWNEWWEHTYIEPSELYGGIYLWITYVFASKWKGH, encoded by the coding sequence ATGAAAAACAAAAAAATATTAATTAAAATTACAATTTCTATTTTAATAGTAATTGGATTTATATTTTGTGTTCAAATACCTATTATAACAACCTTTTCGTCTATAAATAATTCAAAGCCACCTTCTTTAGCTAATTTTAATATCCCAATTTATATTGATTATTATCATCTTAGAATAGAATATTTAACAACTTCAGATTGGACAACTCTTGAATTAGTTAATATGGTAGAAACAATTTTAACTATGAGATTTATTGAGAAAATAGGAATACCAACTCATATTGGATTGGAATATAATATGTTAAGTTTAAACCAACCACTTGAAGAATCTATTAAAGAAAAGATGGTAGGTATGAAAGTTGATTTTGCAATTTCTTCAGAAAAAATTACTCAACCTCTTTTTTTCATTCTTAAAAAGGGTAATTTGGGAAAAAGCATTGTAAGAATTTTTATTATTACAAATGAAAAGATCCAGATTATTAAAGAAATTACGCATATTGGTGAAGTTCCAGGTAGTGAAGGATTAAATCCCATATCATTTGAAATTGATCTAAAATTACTAAAAAATCTTTCACATACTCAAATAGTAATTAATCGTCCTACTAAAAAAATGATTCTGTCTTTTTATTATCCATGGTATCATGAATATGATTGGTCAAGTCCTATGCTTAGAGATAGACCATTAAAATTATATTCTTCAAATGACCCAAAGGCAATTCTTCGCCAAATTACACAGGCTCAACAAGCAGGAATAGATGGTTTTATCTCTTCATGGTGGGGGCCAAAACATTATGAAGATCAAAATTTAGAAATACTTCTAAATTTAGCACATAAAAAAAATTTCTCTATCTCAATCTATTTTGAAACCTTAACTGAAACTGGTCCTCGAGATGAGGAAGAAATTTATCAAATGCTTAAATATATTATTGATAAATATGGAGATCATCCAGCATTTTTAAAAATTGATGGTAAACCTGTTATTGTTATTTGGGCATCACAAGAAGTTCCACTTAAAACATGGGAAAATATTTTTACAAAACTAAGAAATGAAGGAAGAGATGCTATTTATATTGGGTGCGGCTATAATATTGATAATCTTAATGTATTTGATGGAATACATGAATATGGAATTTTTGGTTTCAAAGATCTTAATGAAGTTTATAAAACTGTAAGTTCTTATACTCGTTATTTTTCATTGTTATCAGATGAGCCTAACAAATCAAAAATTTGGGTTGCAACTGTTCAGCCGGGTTATGATGATCGACTTATACCAGGAAGAATAGGTTATGTAAAAGATAGAGAAAATGGTTGGTGCTATTGGAATACATTTGAAGCAGCAATAGAAAGTGATCCAGATTTAATTTTTATAACTACATGGAATGAATGGTGGGAACATACATATATTGAGCCAAGTGAACTTTACGGGGGTATATA